The Setaria viridis chromosome 9, Setaria_viridis_v4.0, whole genome shotgun sequence sequence TTTCAATAAAGGCAACACATGGACCTAGGAGACTTTGTAGCTATGCACATGACTTCTAGAGCGACACACGGAGCAAATATCCTAAACAAATAACATCGCTGCATGTTTGGATTTTGCTCTTTTGTTACTGTATTGGATTCAGTAGTTTTAAGAATGTTATTAATGAACTGTAAAAGCCATGTAGTAAAATTAATAACCCCATAGCACAAACATGGATGCTCTTGCAAGCATGCAAAGACAATCATAGGAAAACAACTAGGATCATGTCTTGTGTTCTGTTTTTGTAGTGGACGGTTAGCTGTTCTATGGCCTTTGCATTCGAGAGTTGAAATGAGACATGAAATTTAACGTGTTTTACATGTCGAGAGGCACAATAAGCCTAGTTGTGGGACTCGAACATCGTACTATTTATTGCCTTCTATCCAGTAATGCCTTGTGTAGGAGATGAGTGAGTGGGGCAATAATGCCGTCACAATGTTATATGATCTTTCAGTAATATATCCTCCCCTTCAAGATATGAAAATACAGATTTACAGGGGACACTGACAGACAAGGATGCTAGAGAGAGAGGGTAGCAACATGGTGGCCATGACATATTTGGTGCGGCTGGATGATGCACCAAGGGGCTGTTTGGCTGCAGCCTGCCAGGTAGCTGTGCAATTTTGGACTCCAGACTGACGAAATCATGCACTCGGGGCGCTGTATGTGCCAGGAAGCTTCTTTAGGACTGGAAGCAAACAAGCCCTGAATTCCATGGATGCCTATGGCAAGATTGACTACTGACATGGAAACCTCAACAATTGATATGCACTACCTAGTCAATACCTCCACAAAAACTAACACCTGAGTCCTTGAGGAGTAATGCAATCCAAATTGGACAAGATCTCTGCTGGTCATTTTCCAAGATTCGGTACCCTCACTACAAGTCATGTTGGAAGTATCTATTGGCTTAGTTGTTATAAGCTAAAGCTAAACTAGTCTTAGAGCACAGTCATGGGAGGTTATGTTTCAGGGACGAGTAATGCATAAAGCTATCTAATATAGCATTCTTGAAGCCATTTCCATTAACAACTAAGTCACGATAAGATAGAGCCATGCTGCGGAGAAGGGAGGTGTGGTTATGTGATAGGTGATGCCCACGGAAGGTTCGGTGACGGGcaggaaaaaagaagaggaaagagGGACTTCTCATAATCTGGGTCTATTGAAGGTGCCAAGGCTCTTTCATAGGCAGTGCCTTAACAATTAAATCTAAGGATTTGATATGATAGCAGTCTAACCTTACCCAATTTTCGCATAACATATCTAATCTTACCCAAATTTGTAAATAAATCGATGTTCCTAGAGATAAGAGTGTTGGCTCTGCAGTGCACCACCTATTGTCACGGCTGCCTGCAGTGTGCCACGCTTCCTAGCGCAGAAGCTTTACCATCGCTGCTGTACTACACCACACTCACAAGTGACAGCACAAGTAAACAATTCTATATGGCCTCGTTCCCGGTGAGACATAATGAATGGAAGATCCAATGTGCAAATGCTATAATTGAACAGACTGAAAGGAACTCCTCTAGAATCTAGATGCAATTTTATGAACACAAGCAACAGAGTCTAACAGTAACATTGCATCCAAAGACCAAAACAGTGACGCAGTGGATTACCTGAGGTGAGCCACTGCGGCAATCAATGTTTGAAAACATCTGGCGCCGAAGCAGAAGCGCCGTGGAGATGTGGCTACTGgagttcctcttcctccccatgACCCCCGGTTTATGAGGGCTCTTCGCCGCTAGGCGCACCCAGTTGAGCATCTCCACCAGCGGGTCCCTCTTCCGCTTCAGGTGAGCAGATCCAGCGCTCGTGGGGCCCTTGGTCGGTGACAGCAACCTGTCCTTCCTGGAGCGCAAGCGCCCGTCGCCATTGCCACTGCTCTCGACCACCTCGTGGTCGTCTCGGCGCGTACCGATGCTATGCTCGAGGAGCGCGAGGTACTTATCGTACAGCAGCTTGACGGCCGCGCCGGAAGCAGGGTCCAGGCCGACCGCCTCCGCGACGGCCGCCcaggacgcgacggcggcgaacCCGCCGTGAGCGCGCACGGCGAGGAACAGGCGGAGAAGCTCCACCTCGCGCCCGTCCGCGAGCGCCGGCAGTGGAATGAGAAGGGACGGGGTTGCCCCGGCGGGCCCCGCCTCGGCGAGGAAGGCCGCGAGCACGCCGATGAACAGGGCAGGCGCGTGCGCGTCCGTGAGCTCGGCCTCTGGGTTCTCCAGCCTTGCGAGAAATCCGCGAGCGCGGAGCTCGCCCACGACGCCGAGCACGGCGAGCACCGCGGGGGACGGGACGCggacgggcggcgcggccgcctcCGTCGAGGCGGGAGCGCCCACGGCCGGCGCGTGGCCGGGGGTTGGTCCTGAAGCGTTTGATTTGAACTCGAGCGCGGAGGAATTTGAGGGTGGTTGGGCAAGAGGGCCGGCCATTTTTGCTTAAGCCCCTTCGACTTGGGCGAAAACTTCTCTCCTTCTCCCACCTCTTGATGTCGACGCCGGAAGAGAGATTTTTGGGAGGAAGGAGAAATGATTTGGTTACTTGAATCTTTTTTATTGATATAATCTGTATGTACAAAGCCCTAGATCTAGTTTAGGATACAGAGAAGGAAGATAGGTGGTGGGGCATGTGGGACCACACTCATTCTCGATGCTTATAAGATACTTTTTGAACGATGTGATATTAATAGATGAGTTGTAAAAGTTGAAATAGTGTGAACGGTCATATTTTAGTAATCATTTATCTTTACGTAATCTTTATATTTACTTAATATTGTCATTATTCCAACCATCAAGCACACATTTTATATAGAAGTACCTAATATCTTTCTTAATAAACCCGCAGCCTAGCGATCCATCGCTCTTTCTTCCTCGCTCGTGCTGCCGCCCTTCCTCCTTCACCGCGCCACCACCAGCATCTGCAGCCCTCTCTCTACCTGTACACATCTCTCCCCGTTCACCACCACTACATGCGCCTGCTTCTCTCTCCTCGTCCGCAAGCTAGTGTCCCCGCGCCACAACTAAGAACTCCGGCAGCGGGTGTCCCTGCGCCCGAACTCAGAACTCCAGTTGCATCGACGCGCCATCGCCGCTATCGGTGTCCTCGCCATCGTGGGGAAGCACACGCACCGTGCACGCGTCAACGACTGCGGACATGCACAACAGCAGGCGTGCCTACATGATGATGCCCACTGGCTGCGCCACGAGCTCAGTCACCCACCTGTAGCCCTGGGCATTCGGTATTACCGAACCAAGCCGATTCCTCAGTTCTTCGGTACTTCGGTTCCCAGATACATCGGTACTGATCGGTTCTTCCAAAGAATCGGTACCGACCGAATTTGGTTTCGGTTAGTTCAGTTCGGTTTCGGTTCCGACTGAACTACCGACCAAAAGTCTCAGAGAGCAGGCGCGCAGCGCAGGGGTAGCAGCCGCGCACGCCGGGGCGtgcgcgtggcggcggcgcgggcaggcCGGCCGGAACTCCGGGAGGGCGCGCCGGGTGGGGATGCTGGATGCGGCGGGAGGACgcaggggagggagccggggggCGCCAAGACTCCGGGAGGCGGGAGGGTACGCCGACCGGGGTCCTAGGGATGCAACGGCCGGCGGGACTACGGGAGGACGCAGGGGGGCACTGGCCGTCGGGACTCCAGGAGGGCGCGCCGGCTGAGGACACGTCGGCCGCCGGGGATGCGCCGCAGGTGGGGAGGCGGCATAGGTGAGGAGCCGGGAGGTGGCGCAGGTGAGGAACCAGGATGACTAGCGGCGCGGGTGGAACTGGAGACTCGGCGCTTGGCGTTACGCTTGGGGTCTCAAGCAGAAGCAGAAGTGGGCCTTATTGGGCCTCGGTTCCTCGGTTAGTTCGGTTAATCGAGAGGAGGAATCGATTTATCCGAACTTGGTTCGGTTCCTAGGAAATGAGAACCGAACAGGAACCGAGATTTTGGTTCTTGGTAAATTCGGTTCGGTTCTCAGTTTTTTCGGTTCGGTTCTCGGTAAAATTTTCCCAGGGCTACCCTCCTGCCACAGGCCGTAGACCCCACGAACTAACATCGGTGGCGCGTTGAGCTCCAGCTCGATGGCCTCGTGCGCAGCGGCGGACTCCACGACCAGCTCTCGGTTCCAGCCCACGGGGCATGTGTGCAGGAGTGCCGACCTCAGTTGGCCCAATGGCGGCCCCTTCAGTGGACGCTGCACCACGGACCTAATATGGAGCGAGAACGTACCCAGCCATGCCGCTACTCGGTGAACACCTATGCATGGAGAGGAGGAACACGTTTGGTGCCACGCCACTGCCGCGAACCGTGTGCCTAGCTCAAAGGCCGTCGAGGATGTAAAGCATTGGAATGACGAAGCCTACTGTGGTGTGCACCGCGAGGTGGAGCCGCTTGTTGTGGCCGGGAAGACAAGTGCAAGCCCAAACACTACGAGAAAGGATCCTGGCGAGGGCAAGGAGGTATGGGAGAAGGATCACCACAAAGGTGATCTCCAAGAGCAGGACCGTGTTGGTGGAGAAAATGCCAATACGACGACCGCTGCCTGATAGAGAAGATGTAGAAGATGCCAATCCTGATGCCTCTCCCACTGTTAGGCTGATGCCCTGGCATGCGAGCAAGCGAGTGAGGTGGTCAGGGAGTGCAATGCACGTTACAACATCGACTTGGTTGGATGCATACTAGAAGCGGTAGTGAGCGATGGAGGTGTTTGGGTCTTGCGAGAGTGGCAAAGTTAAGATGAGGCAGCCTAGCGCGAGAGCAGAGGACGTGACGAGCCGTGGTGTCCTAGCAAGCGCCATGTTTGTCGTTTGAGATGAGATTTGTGCTGGATTATGTTACTGGCCTGAGAGAACAGCGCAACAGATACCCGGTGAGCTGTAGCAGCAGACGTGGACGCGTGCGAGTCTTTTGGGTTTGGTTCATTACACTTGTTGAGTTGCGACCTGCTTAGGCTCAAGCACTCAGCTCCCCATTGCCGGACTTGACAAGAATAATAGATCGGAGCGTGTTGGAGAGCAAGTGCAAGCCATAAACTCTGAAGCTTACAAGAAGGTGCATACTCAATTTTACAAAGGATGGTGCGTTCTGTATGATTTTTTTCACTATTGTCTGTAGATTAACACGAGAATGGGTAGGACCCGTAGTTCTGCTAGTAGATTTAAAAATAGCTATAGCTATTATTGTGTTTTTCCTATTTGTGTATCGTTGCTTTAGGGGTATGGTGGGGCCATGTATTACCTCGATCTTCACAAAGTGGATTATGTGCGCTGGATGTACGAGTTGTATTCGATAATTAATTCCTTACATGTATAGCAACGGTATACATTGGCATAATCATATGAAGATAGTGCTTGTATAGTCATTATTGTGGCGTACACACTATGATATACTTGTTCATCTTAGTTTTTGTTTGATGTTAAGTGTGCCTTGTAGTAAAAGAATCAGAACATTTTGTGCATCTACGTTCAACTTTCAATTTGTATTTTTAAAATCATTCTACTCGAAACTACACTAACAACTAACAAACAAAATACAATCTACTTGAATTTAACAAAAAACTAACAAGAAAATATCCCACAAAGTAGCCTCTTATACTATATAAATTATAAAGTAGCATCTTATACTTATACATTAtaagagcaagtacattgctacatgtAGGTGGGCTCATAGGTCGTTTCAGACAATTTATAAGACAACTCATTGTGTGGGTTGTCTATTAAACCGTCTTAAGATTACGTGTTAATACATGAGATCGCTTATTAGACGATACCAACGTAGTTGCCTTGAGAGGATCTCCGGTCGTACTTCCCTTAACAACGACTGGTATTGAAAACATATTGCTCTAGTAGTCAtcaacaaactcatttttcgttaataattttttatttatccaATACTTGAGTTTGTACCCTTTTGAAAAAGATCATTATTTCATGCTCGCGTTCTCTTTTCCCCGTCAGACCAGTCCACGCCCGAACTTGTCAAATTATGAAATACTTTGAGTTTGCTCCATACATAAAAACTGTGATCGTGAAGAGATGTGCTTCCATAGGAGACAAACTATCCAGGGCAAAATTAAAAGCTGCAGACCGCTGATGCCCGCTGCCGGAGGAGCGAGACAAGCAAGTCGCTCCGCGCGCCGGTtcgagggggtgtttgggaggcaggtgctaaattttagcacttgtcacatcggatatttgaacactaattaggagtattaaatataacctaattacaaaactaattgcacaacccctaggctaaatcgcgagacgaatctattaaacctaattagtccatgatttgataatgtggtgctacagtaaccattcgctaatgatggattaattaggcttaatagactcgtctcgcgatttagcctagaggttgtgcaattagttttataattaggctatgtttaatactcctaattagtgtccaaacattcgatgtgacaggtgctaaaatttagcacctgctatccaaacaccccttatcCTGGTCGTTCCAAACAGTGATCAGCTCACGCGCGTTTCCAAGACGCCCGGTAGTCTCGGCGGAACGGGGTCAATCATAGGGTCCGTCAAGGCTATCAGAGCCTGGCAACTGGCCAGTTCCATTGACAAGACTAATATAACGTAACGACATTAGTCATGTTTGGTACAACGGTAAAGGTAAGTTGCACAAATATGGAAAAACATTCCCGGAGAAATGGAGTATTACG is a genomic window containing:
- the LOC117836720 gene encoding AT-rich interactive domain-containing protein 2 — translated: MAGPLAQPPSNSSALEFKSNASGPTPGHAPAVGAPASTEAAAPPVRVPSPAVLAVLGVVGELRARGFLARLENPEAELTDAHAPALFIGVLAAFLAEAGPAGATPSLLIPLPALADGREVELLRLFLAVRAHGGFAAVASWAAVAEAVGLDPASGAAVKLLYDKYLALLEHSIGTRRDDHEVVESSGNGDGRLRSRKDRLLSPTKGPTSAGSAHLKRKRDPLVEMLNWVRLAAKSPHKPGVMGRKRNSSSHISTALLLRRQMFSNIDCRSGSPQNGLSNVEGVQENGWDVIPTLQKIDRIPAAPIRPRGRADIPEWTGKPLSPYDDPHTLKFLGEPILLPKTSEDPDVGSIGKGRQDDCNCQFPGSIACVRFHVAEKKIELKCELGSAFYEMGFHHMGEDLALTWTKDEQRKFNTTIQKNLPSSRSKYNFWDKLRAVFRSKGRKGLVSYYHNVFQVRRRAYQNRLTPKCPDSDEASIEPGFLHNQGGGQSSRSSSAASRTRRSS